One genomic window of Clostridia bacterium includes the following:
- a CDS encoding diguanylate cyclase: MLAARRKSILSGVRPVEAVILCGAMLIAWATIRWSANIDSAATRGLQWPTAMSGCLDLSGWDFDTNGVASLDGEWEFHWKQLIEPSGFAAASDGKMRESAAGADAIDCFASLPAPWNRIKLEDNQGLLPGDGYATYRLRITVADGRERVGILIPYASTAYKMWANGALIAENGTVGASRAESSPQYLPTVAQLFADDSVIDIVMQVSNFHHRRGGAWQRMYIGTVQDVVRMRESGLARSMFIFGCILATAVMYIWTYAFNREDKAALYFGLFSLLMAIRALLGRDVALTSFAPGFNWEVQLKMEYWTMCLAVTFSGMFVENLYGADTWRPLVVAIETIGVGFSMLVAVTPARVYSRALAGFQATLIAATVYLVYVVVLAAVRKRERAAYLLAVAPLILAVVIHDVWCYRAGGSAGELSPIGMAGLALAEVMAQVMRYRSAKDLAVKDPLTGAFNRNRLREELSNQLALAEKRGQRLSVIFMDVDDFKGYNDSCGHLEGDRALTAVANSLAAGVRQSDTVVRFGGDEFVILLPLATKEEATGLAARLRFSAESGALSGTGVTLSVGVATFPDDASDADGLLGFADARLYREKARRPAIERRPDTST, from the coding sequence TTGCTGGCAGCTAGGCGGAAGAGCATTCTCTCTGGAGTCAGACCGGTTGAGGCGGTGATCCTGTGCGGCGCCATGTTGATCGCATGGGCGACTATCCGATGGAGCGCGAACATAGACTCTGCTGCGACGAGAGGGCTGCAATGGCCGACCGCGATGAGTGGCTGTCTGGACCTATCAGGCTGGGACTTCGACACAAATGGCGTCGCCTCACTGGATGGGGAGTGGGAGTTTCACTGGAAGCAGTTGATTGAACCTTCTGGTTTCGCCGCTGCCAGCGACGGGAAGATGCGCGAGTCGGCGGCAGGAGCTGACGCTATTGACTGTTTCGCCAGCCTGCCCGCGCCGTGGAATCGCATCAAACTGGAGGACAATCAGGGATTGCTTCCTGGTGATGGATATGCAACCTATCGGCTTCGGATCACCGTGGCAGACGGTCGTGAGCGGGTCGGCATTCTGATCCCATATGCATCGACTGCTTACAAGATGTGGGCCAACGGCGCCCTGATCGCCGAGAACGGCACTGTGGGAGCCAGCAGAGCCGAGTCATCGCCCCAATACCTTCCCACTGTGGCGCAGCTTTTCGCTGATGATAGCGTGATCGACATTGTGATGCAGGTGTCGAATTTCCATCATAGGCGCGGAGGCGCATGGCAGCGGATGTACATCGGGACTGTGCAGGACGTAGTTCGGATGAGGGAGAGTGGGCTGGCACGCTCTATGTTCATCTTCGGCTGCATCCTCGCAACTGCAGTGATGTATATTTGGACGTACGCATTCAACCGCGAGGATAAGGCGGCCCTGTATTTTGGGCTGTTCAGCCTACTCATGGCGATCAGAGCCCTCTTGGGACGAGATGTGGCCCTCACGAGCTTCGCCCCTGGCTTCAACTGGGAAGTACAGCTTAAGATGGAATACTGGACCATGTGCCTGGCGGTTACCTTCTCAGGCATGTTTGTCGAGAACTTGTACGGCGCTGACACATGGCGGCCGCTGGTGGTGGCGATTGAGACCATCGGCGTGGGGTTCTCAATGCTGGTGGCTGTGACTCCTGCCCGCGTCTACTCCCGGGCGCTAGCAGGTTTCCAGGCTACGCTGATAGCAGCAACGGTCTACCTTGTGTACGTAGTGGTTCTTGCAGCCGTTCGAAAGCGTGAGCGAGCAGCTTACCTCTTGGCCGTGGCGCCTCTCATACTAGCAGTCGTCATTCACGATGTTTGGTGCTACCGCGCGGGCGGGAGCGCTGGGGAACTCAGCCCCATCGGCATGGCGGGTTTGGCGCTTGCGGAGGTAATGGCCCAGGTGATGAGATATCGCTCCGCCAAGGACCTGGCGGTGAAGGACCCTCTCACTGGAGCATTCAATAGGAACCGTTTGCGCGAAGAGTTGAGCAACCAGCTTGCGCTGGCAGAGAAGCGTGGGCAGCGCCTATCCGTGATATTCATGGATGTTGATGATTTCAAGGGCTACAACGACTCCTGCGGGCACCTAGAGGGAGACAGGGCCCTCACGGCAGTCGCCAATTCGCTTGCGGCGGGCGTGAGGCAGTCCGATACTGTCGTGAGGTTCGGTGGCGATGAGTTCGTAATACTTCTGCCCTTAGCCACAAAGGAGGAAGCAACGGGGCTGGCCGCACGATTGCGGTTTTCAGCTGAGTCAGGCGCACTGTCCGGGACAGGCGTGACACTCTCTGTTGGGGTGGCCACATTCCCGGATGATGCATCGGATGCCGATGGGCTCCTAGGGTTTGCCGATGCGAGGCTGTACAGGGAAAAGGCGAGGAGACCTGCTATTGAGCGACGGCCTGACACAAGTACGTAA
- the mnmA gene encoding tRNA 2-thiouridine(34) synthase MnmA has translation MEMPTDGRRIAAAMSGGVDSAVAAGLLVSQGCSVIGVTMRLWHAPMVEDCENLCCSAESVDAARRAARVLGIDHIVLNVADVFRDIVVADFISEYAAGRTPNPCVVCNARIKFGELHRRLMMLGVDLVATGHYARRTADPISGRWLLSRAADRAKDQTYVLYRLTQDQLARSLFPLGGMTKPEVRAIARSMGLDVAERHDSQEICFVPPGMYRDFLAAQDSALTTPGPIMDPDGRVIGEHTGVAMYTVGQRKGLGALTTHRGPLYVLEIRPDENGIVVGPEELLYRRSFDACDVAFIPFDSLEDEIDVTAQVRYKSPAAPARISPLGRQSVHVEFSTAQRAVTPGQSVVFYSGDLVVGGGVIRGRANRSR, from the coding sequence ATGGAAATGCCCACAGATGGGCGCAGGATCGCAGCAGCGATGAGCGGAGGCGTCGACTCTGCTGTTGCCGCTGGGTTGCTTGTGTCGCAAGGTTGCAGTGTCATAGGGGTGACCATGCGGCTGTGGCATGCTCCAATGGTGGAGGATTGTGAGAATCTGTGCTGTTCCGCTGAGTCGGTTGATGCAGCGCGACGGGCTGCTCGAGTTCTCGGCATCGACCACATTGTCCTCAACGTGGCCGACGTCTTCCGGGATATCGTTGTAGCCGATTTCATTTCGGAGTACGCCGCCGGACGCACGCCGAATCCGTGCGTGGTGTGCAATGCACGCATTAAGTTCGGGGAATTGCACAGGCGCCTGATGATGTTAGGCGTCGACTTGGTGGCGACCGGGCATTACGCCCGCCGAACGGCAGATCCGATTTCCGGTAGATGGCTGCTTTCCAGAGCCGCCGACCGCGCCAAGGATCAGACCTATGTGCTCTACAGGCTCACCCAAGATCAGCTTGCGAGGTCTCTGTTCCCTCTCGGCGGAATGACCAAGCCCGAGGTGCGTGCAATCGCAAGGTCGATGGGACTGGATGTAGCGGAGCGCCACGACAGCCAGGAGATCTGCTTCGTTCCTCCGGGGATGTACCGGGACTTCCTGGCAGCCCAGGATTCGGCGCTCACAACGCCCGGGCCTATCATGGATCCGGACGGTCGCGTGATCGGCGAGCATACAGGTGTCGCCATGTACACAGTCGGCCAGCGTAAGGGCCTCGGCGCCCTGACCACACACCGAGGCCCACTGTATGTGCTCGAGATACGCCCAGATGAGAACGGGATCGTCGTGGGCCCTGAAGAACTGCTATACCGACGGTCGTTCGATGCCTGCGACGTTGCCTTCATTCCGTTTGATAGCCTTGAGGACGAAATCGATGTGACCGCGCAGGTCAGGTACAAGTCGCCCGCCGCCCCTGCGAGGATCTCCCCCCTGGGCAGGCAGTCGGTCCACGTTGAGTTCAGCACTGCACAGCGTGCCGTCACACCGGGCCAGTCAGTGGTGTTCTACTCAGGTGACCTCGTAGTAGGCGGGGGCGTCATACGCGGCAGAGCCAACAGATCCCGCTAG
- a CDS encoding radical SAM protein, giving the protein MISSTDLIKPIVNQAVGYLSRNPVENMPKVLALAEKLARQENHKQQVRAVAKVVQDPESNWRALAVRVLTETSPNILKKVVVNFFVNASLLGVPKQREISDKLGASVPWAILMDPTEKCNLKCTGCWAGDYQRARELDYKVMDRVCREAEELGIYVIVVSGGEPTVAKDKLVRLAEAHPNQVFHPFTNGTLIDEKFVADMVRVGNIVPAISVEGLAEQTDARRGPGVFDKITHAMKMMREAGCVFGFSACYLRSNAEIVGSDAFIDDMVQKGCSFGWLFTYVPVGAGPDLDLMATPEQRAMMYHAVRRFRETKPIFLVDFWNDGEYSGGCIAGGRRYLHINAAGDVEPCAFIHYAMDNINEKSLKEVLTSPLMKSYQSLQPFNDNMLRPCPLIDNPEKLVEILNQSGAHSTQLGDGGCAPQALAEDLQERYTQHWAKVSGELWDASHPGAHD; this is encoded by the coding sequence TTTAATCAAGCCAATCGTGAACCAGGCAGTAGGCTACCTGAGCCGCAATCCTGTTGAGAACATGCCCAAAGTGCTGGCGCTCGCCGAGAAACTTGCGCGACAGGAAAACCACAAGCAGCAGGTGCGCGCCGTGGCCAAGGTGGTTCAGGACCCCGAAAGCAACTGGCGGGCGCTGGCTGTCCGCGTGCTCACAGAGACTAGCCCGAACATATTGAAGAAGGTAGTCGTCAATTTCTTCGTGAATGCATCGCTACTGGGAGTTCCGAAACAGCGCGAGATCTCTGATAAGCTTGGAGCGTCGGTTCCGTGGGCGATACTCATGGACCCCACCGAGAAGTGCAACCTGAAATGCACTGGCTGTTGGGCTGGGGATTATCAGCGTGCTCGCGAACTTGACTACAAAGTGATGGACAGGGTCTGCCGGGAAGCAGAGGAACTTGGGATTTACGTCATAGTGGTGTCCGGCGGAGAGCCCACTGTGGCAAAGGACAAGCTAGTGAGGCTCGCGGAAGCCCATCCGAACCAGGTTTTTCACCCGTTTACCAATGGGACTCTCATTGATGAGAAATTCGTCGCCGACATGGTGAGGGTCGGGAACATAGTCCCCGCGATTTCGGTGGAGGGCCTAGCAGAGCAAACCGACGCAAGGAGAGGCCCTGGGGTATTCGATAAGATCACGCATGCCATGAAGATGATGCGTGAGGCCGGGTGCGTGTTCGGATTCTCTGCGTGCTACTTGCGGTCGAATGCCGAGATCGTCGGAAGCGATGCTTTCATTGATGACATGGTTCAAAAAGGGTGTTCCTTCGGATGGCTGTTCACTTACGTGCCTGTTGGCGCAGGGCCGGATCTCGATCTGATGGCCACACCGGAACAGCGCGCTATGATGTACCACGCAGTGCGGCGATTCCGTGAGACTAAACCCATCTTCCTAGTGGACTTCTGGAATGATGGCGAGTACTCAGGTGGGTGCATCGCAGGCGGCAGGCGATATCTTCATATCAATGCCGCGGGCGACGTGGAGCCCTGTGCGTTCATCCACTATGCCATGGACAACATCAATGAGAAAAGTCTAAAGGAAGTTCTCACATCGCCACTGATGAAGTCCTATCAGAGCCTGCAGCCGTTCAATGACAACATGCTGAGGCCGTGTCCGCTCATCGACAACCCTGAGAAGCTCGTGGAGATACTGAACCAGTCCGGTGCGCATTCGACTCAGCTTGGCGATGGGGGATGTGCGCCACAGGCGTTGGCTGAGGACTTGCAGGAGCGCTACACACAGCACTGGGCCAAGGTGTCCGGCGAGCTGTGGGATGCGAGCCATCCCGGGGCGCACGACTAG